Proteins found in one Quercus robur chromosome 2, dhQueRobu3.1, whole genome shotgun sequence genomic segment:
- the LOC126712759 gene encoding glutamate receptor 2.8-like, giving the protein MKISTRIAFSFLFFIILSKINFLAKAQNRTISVNVGVILDFDTWTGKMGLSCINMALADFYASNSYYKTRLLLSSRDSKSDVVEAAAAALDLIKNVEVQAIIGPENSMQAKFIIDLGEKAQVPIVAFSATSPSLTSLQSPYFFQATQSSSSQVKAISEIVQAYGWREVVPIYIDNEYGQGIIPFLIDALQEVDARVPYRSVIPPLASNDHIGEELFKLMTMQTRVFIVHMPIDLGSRVFTKAKEIGMMSEGYVWIITSGMTDSIRSIESLARDSMQGVLGVKTYVPKTIELENFTLRWKTKFHQDNPNILDVKLNVRGLWAYDAASALARAVEKAGTTNFGFENKTASSNLTDLATMGVSLNGPKLHQALLETKFTGLAGEFNLQNGQLQSSTFQIINVNGNGERGVAFWTPENGLLRELNSTNTSMYSTLRRNLGPVIWPGDSSSVPKGWEIPINGKKLRVGVPVKAGFFEFVQVEHDASTNTTNVKGYSIDIFKAVMKALPYNVDYEFIPFAKPNGESAGTYNDMVYQVYLENFDAVAGDTTIIANRTNYIDFTLPYTESGVTMVVPIKDNERKNAWVFLKPLTWDLWITSGLFFVFIGFVVWVLEHRVNEEFRGPPSHEIGTSLWYSFSTMVFAQKEALLSNLARFVVIIWVFVVLILTQSYTASLASLLTVQQLQPTVTDFNQLIKNGEYVGYQEGSFVLGILQEMKFDPSKLRTYKSAEECDDLFSKGSANGGIAAAFDDIPCVKSLLSQYCSKYTMVHSIYKTDGFGFVFPKGSPFVSDVSWAILNVIEGEQMKEIEKKWLGDQSDCPSSSTQVSSGSLSLESFWGLFLIAGIASLSALIISFSMFLYKERKQIWIRFDSKNSIWRRICHALRIFDNKDLSSHTFRNKALKDRDVIDYVHGIGASDASPSANCPTSPISCSVHMEPEFTFSEDSGTPSREYFVPNPHGHAFLSVGANEQIGLPNLSQEGPRTQEIALENC; this is encoded by the exons CTCTAGACCTGATAAAAAATGTAGAAGTGCAAGCCATCATAGGGCCAGAAAATTCTATGCAAGCCAAGTTTATCATCGATCTTGGGGAGAAAGCCCAAGTGCCCATTGTAGCATTCTCAGCAACAAGCCCTTCTCTTACTTCACTTCAAAGTCCATATTTTTTTCAAGCCACTCAAAGTAGCTCTTCTCAAGTGAAAGCTATAAGTGAAATTGTTCAAGCCTATGGATGGAGAGAAGTCGTGCCAATCTATATTGATAATGAGTACGGACAAGGTATAATACCCTTCTTGATTGATGCCTTGCAAGAAGTTGATGCCCGTGTCCCCTACCGAAGTGTTATTCCTCCATTGGCCTCAAATGACCACATTGGTGAAGAACTTTTTAAGTTGATGACAATGCAAACTAGAGTCTTCATAGTGCACATGCCAATTGATCTTGGTTCTCGGGTTTTCACTAAGGCAAAAGAGATTGGAATGATGAGTGAAGGTTATGTTTGGATCATTACTAGTGGGATGACCGATTCCATTCGCTCGATAGAATCTTTAGCACGTGATTCAATGCAAGGGGTACTGGGTGTAAAGACTTATGTTCCAAAAACAATTGAGCTTGAAAATTTTACACTTCGATGGAAAACAAAATTCCATCAAGACAATCCAAACATTTTGGATGTTAAATTGAATGTTAGGGGACTATGGGCATATGATGCTGCTTCAGCGCTAGCCAGGGCAGTTGAGAAGGCTGGGACTACAAATTTTggctttgaaaataaaactgCTTCAAGCAACTTAACTGATCTTGCAACTATGGGGGTCTCTCTAAATGGTCCAAAACTTCATCAAGCATTATTGGAAACAAAATTTACTGGCCTTGCTGGAGAGTTTAATCTCCAAAATGGGCAACTACAATCATCAacttttcaaataattaatgtGAATGGTAATGGAGAAAGAGGGGTTGCATTTTGGACTCCAGAAAATGGACTTTTAAGGGAATTGAATTCTACAAACACAAGCATGTATTCCACTTTGAGAAGAAACCTAGGACCAGTTATATGGCCGGGTGATTCAAGCTCTGTCCCTAAAGGTTGGGAGATTCCAATAAATGGGAAGAAGTTGAGAGTAGGAGTTCCAGTGAAGGCtggtttttttgaatttgttcaaGTGGAACATGATGCTAGCACTAACACAACAAATGTCAAGGGGTATAGCATAGACATCTTCAAGGCTGTAATGAAAGCTTTACCATATAATGTTGACTACGAGTTCATTCCTTTTGCAAAGCCTAATGGTGAAAGTGCTGGTACATATAATGATATGGTGTATCAAGTATATCTTGAG AACTTTGATGCTGTGGCTGGAGATACAACTATCATTGCAAATAGGACTAACTACATTGACTTCACGTTGCCATACACGGAATCTGGAGTAACAATGGTAGTGCCAATCAAAGACAATGAGAGGAAAAATGCATGGGTGTTCTTGAAGCCATTAACTTGGGACCTTTGGATAACAAgtgggcttttctttgtctTCATTGGTTTTGTGGTCTGGGTTCTTGAACATCGAGTAAATGAAGAATTTCGGGGGCCTCCATCACATGAGATTGGAACAAGCTTATGGTACTCATTCTCAACCATGGTTTTTGCACAAA AGGAGGCCCTATTAAGCAATTTAGCAAGGTTTGTGGTTATCATATGGGTTTTCGTGGTGCTTATTCTCACTCAAAGTTACACTGCAAGTTTGGCATCACTCTTAACAGTACAACAGCTGCAGCCAACTGTTACTGATTTCAACCAACTTATTAAGAATGGGGAGTATGTGGGCTACCAAGAAGGttcttttgttttgggtattcTACAAGAAATGAAGTTTGACCCATCTAAGCTTCGGACATATAAATCTGCAGAAGAATGTGATGATCTTTTTTCAAAAGGTAGTGCAAATGGAGGTATAGCTGCTGCTTTTGATGATATCCCTTGTGTGAAGAGTTTACTATCACAATATTGCTCCAAGTATACCATGGTTCACTCCATATATAAAACGGATGGGTTTGGCTTT GTCTTCCCAAAAGGTTCCCCTTTCGTATCTGATGTTTCATGGGCAATCTTAAATGTGATTGAAGGAGAGCAAatgaaagaaattgaaaaaaaatggcTAGGGGACCAAAGTGATTGTCCAAGCTCCAGCACCCAAGTTTCTTCAGGCAGTCTTAGCCTTGAAAGCTTTTGGGGCCTATTCCTCATCGCTGGCATTGCTTCCTTATCAGCTCTCATCATTTCCTTCTCCATGTTCCTTTACAAGGAGAGGAAGCAAATTTGGATCCGCTTTGATTCAAAAAACTCGATATGGAGAAGAATTTGTCATGCCTTAAGAATCTTTGACAACAAAGACCTTAGCTCGCATACTTTTAGGAACAAAGCATTGAAAGATAGAGATGTCATTGACTATGTTCACGGTATAGGTGCAAGTGATGCCTCACCAAGTGCTAATTGTCCAACAAGTCCAATAAGCTGTTCAGTCCACATGGAACCCGAATTTACTTTTTCAGAAGATTCAGGAACACCTTCTAGAGAATATTTCGTTCCTAATCCACATGGTCATGCATTTCTATCTGTAGGAGCTAATGAGCAAATTGGTCTCCCAAATCTAAGTCAAGAGGGTCCAAGAACCCAAGAAATAGCTCTAGAAAACtgttaa